One window from the genome of Opitutales bacterium encodes:
- a CDS encoding transposase produces MAGFSGVEVLAYVVMSNHVHVLVRVCGAAKEVSDVELVRRYALLYPKPTDHQPMDLAVLEGALKTNSDEENHIRAVLQARMVDMSEFMKTLKQRFSIWFNRSRGRYGPVWCDRFKSTVVEDDPAVLRTVAAYIDLNPERAKLVDDPKDYRFCGYAEALAGQGQLRAALCAMTLHDDLSKALALYRTVIFAKGVGPKRNGEGAGISDEAFREVMDAEGALPLPVLLRQPIRYFTQGAVIGSSHFVEKHIQDWMERIGDRRKRLPKSIEGAAMCGLTSFRGLRKQ; encoded by the coding sequence ATGTGTTGGTGCGGGTGTGTGGTGCGGCGAAGGAGGTATCGGATGTGGAGTTGGTGCGGCGGTATGCGCTGTTGTATCCGAAGCCGACGGATCATCAACCGATGGATTTGGCGGTGCTGGAGGGGGCGTTGAAGACAAATTCTGACGAGGAAAACCATATACGTGCGGTGCTCCAGGCACGCATGGTCGATATGTCAGAATTTATGAAAACACTGAAGCAGCGTTTTTCGATTTGGTTTAATCGTAGCCGCGGGCGTTATGGTCCTGTGTGGTGCGATCGATTTAAAAGCACTGTTGTCGAAGACGATCCGGCGGTGCTGCGGACGGTGGCCGCCTATATCGACTTGAATCCGGAGCGAGCGAAGTTGGTGGATGATCCAAAGGATTATCGTTTCTGCGGCTATGCTGAGGCGCTGGCCGGACAGGGGCAGTTGCGAGCAGCTCTGTGTGCGATGACCCTTCACGATGATTTATCCAAGGCATTGGCACTGTATCGCACTGTGATCTTTGCCAAAGGTGTCGGGCCGAAACGCAATGGTGAGGGTGCTGGGATAAGCGATGAGGCTTTTCGTGAGGTAATGGATGCTGAGGGAGCGTTACCTCTGCCCGTGTTGTTGCGTCAACCCATTCGCTATTTTACTCAGGGTGCTGTGATCGGGTCGTCCCATTTTGTAGAAAAGCATATCCAAGACTGGATGGAACGTATTGGTGATCGTAGGAAGCGGCTTCCCAAGTCTATTGAGGGCGCAGCGATGTGCGGGTTAACGAGTTTTAGAGGTTTGCGAAAACAGTAG